One genomic window of Agrobacterium tumefaciens includes the following:
- a CDS encoding antirestriction protein, with protein MSLSEVTPQTASIVPDERRLEFLPTLFGRSLLMIGENAVYSLMEQLSPLDYGGGFWNFYEQEGKPLFLAPISKTRFRISGEITGFLGEVSAEAAGIIATLFAFSHLSFQYQSVHLSEGYDRLCAYAADHTEAAEIFQAID; from the coding sequence ATGTCGTTATCTGAAGTCACGCCTCAAACTGCTTCCATTGTCCCCGACGAGCGCCGCCTGGAATTCCTGCCTACCCTGTTTGGGCGCTCGCTCCTGATGATCGGCGAGAATGCGGTCTACAGCCTCATGGAGCAGCTCAGCCCCCTCGATTATGGCGGCGGGTTCTGGAATTTCTACGAGCAAGAGGGCAAGCCGCTGTTCCTTGCTCCGATATCCAAAACGCGTTTTCGGATCTCCGGGGAAATCACCGGGTTCCTAGGAGAAGTCTCGGCTGAGGCTGCCGGGATTATCGCCACGCTCTTTGCGTTCTCGCATCTCTCCTTCCAGTATCAATCCGTGCATCTCTCGGAAGGCTACGACCGCCTCTGCGCCTATGCAGCGGACCACACCGAGGCCGCAGAGATCTTTCAGGCGATCGATTGA
- a CDS encoding methylase, with protein sequence MNIVPSRATSSTGASLATAHHTSRACKLVQAGDALLPSLEGGRSIGAVDLRTVLTDIFGGSDAEGFWSWKDAYEATEVAQVLFLRKFGAAITARANAPQATLAMLARVAGLSPTHTRRSEESQRLQQFSTPVPLAYIAARAAGIVADDTVLEPSAGTGLMAIFAELAHARLSLNEYAPLRHGLLQLLFPGSAVAQHDAAHIDDYLDRSIRPTVVLMNPPFSAGVHVEGRIADAAWRHLASAFARLTPGGRLVAITGSSLSPDNLTWRDAFVRLQERGTVSFSAAIDGSVYARHGTTMETRLTVIDKIAAADPMSLVASHGIAPDLETLLTWTSSLQPRSPLSASNSIGAPLNGTASASAAKMAARNTSTLRPASASATIGRPLSATRAPRPVSALSPRVDDAVVELSYELCDAAVMTRCDGTEGIYEPYRLQAIRIPDAKPHPDKLVESVAMASVAPPKPSYRPHLPKRVITSGDLSDAQLESVIYAGEAHSGYLAGHWSVDTSFDNLKAVKPEDEGSVRFRRGWFLGDGTGAGKGRQAAGIILDNWLKGRRRHLWISKSETLIEDAQRDWAALGQEKLLVTPLSRFRQGKPIKLDEGILFATFATLRTDEREGKRSRVQQIVDWLGQEAVSGEAATGNAKGFDGVIVFDEGHSMANAAGGKSERGDKAASQQGRAGLRLQRALPDARVVYVSATGASEVESLGYAERLGLWGGTNFPFSTRSEFIAAIEDGGVATMEVLARDLKAMGLYASRSLSFEGVEYDILEHELTEEQVRIYDSYAEAFQVIHNNLNAALEASGISSSKGTLNKNAKAAARSAFESSKQRFFSHLLTSMKTPALIDATTRDLAERHAAIVQIISTGQSLTERRLAEIPTEEWGDIQVDVTPREIVAEYLNHSFPTQLFEEYSDTEGNLLSRPVYDLDGNPVLCREAVARRDALLERLGSLPAIPTALDQIVQHFGTDRVAEITGRTRRIVRRDDGGTIDRFAVESRPGSANLDETRAFMDDEKPILIFSEAGGTGRSYHADLGAKNQRLRLHNLLEAGWRADVAIQGLGRSHRTNQAQPPRFRMIATNVKAERRFLSTIARRLDTLGAITRGQRQTGGQGMFRSEDNLESQYARDALRQFYKLIHSGGVAGCSLEKFETITGLSLSAEEGGLKDELPPIHTFLNRMLALTIEMQNLLFDAFEQLLAARIEGAIAAGVYDKGLETLVADRMTVKERRLVYTHPVTGAQSHLLTIERMDRNQPMQIADALRLVQRDPRAKLMINGKSGRAAVQIPTRSIMLDDGSVQPRVALIRPMDEIRFELRQLEETNWEEVDEQGFSAAWSSEVADLPEFSVSTMHVVSGLLLPIWKLLPQDYCRVYRLETDEGERIVGRLISSEGLSRLCRNFGLDRTEVVSAAQVWESLLGGSAVVALAGNMTLRRVRVMNDYRIELAGFTDGMRDRLRSIGLFSEMIAWKVRFFIPVSNDGQAVLSRLIELHRIIDVAGRG encoded by the coding sequence ATGAACATCGTTCCCTCCCGCGCCACAAGCTCGACCGGCGCCTCACTCGCAACCGCCCATCACACCAGCCGAGCATGCAAACTCGTTCAGGCTGGCGACGCGCTTCTGCCATCTCTCGAGGGCGGCCGGTCCATCGGCGCAGTCGATCTTCGCACTGTTCTGACGGACATCTTCGGCGGTTCGGATGCAGAAGGCTTCTGGTCATGGAAAGACGCCTACGAGGCGACCGAAGTGGCGCAGGTCCTGTTTCTGCGCAAGTTCGGCGCGGCGATCACCGCCCGCGCAAATGCACCGCAGGCAACGCTGGCAATGCTGGCCAGGGTGGCGGGTTTGAGCCCGACCCATACGCGGCGCTCCGAGGAAAGCCAGCGACTCCAGCAATTTTCGACGCCGGTACCATTGGCTTATATCGCCGCCCGTGCCGCCGGCATCGTGGCGGATGATACCGTGCTCGAACCCTCCGCCGGGACCGGGCTGATGGCGATCTTCGCCGAACTCGCGCATGCGCGCCTGTCTCTCAACGAATATGCGCCCCTCCGCCACGGTCTTCTGCAACTGCTCTTTCCCGGGTCGGCCGTGGCGCAGCATGATGCCGCCCACATCGATGACTATCTCGATCGCTCCATCCGGCCCACCGTCGTCTTGATGAACCCGCCGTTTTCCGCCGGCGTTCATGTCGAAGGCCGAATCGCAGACGCCGCGTGGCGTCACCTCGCCTCCGCCTTCGCACGACTTACCCCCGGCGGACGACTGGTTGCGATCACCGGCTCAAGCCTCTCTCCCGACAATCTGACATGGCGCGACGCCTTCGTCCGCCTGCAGGAGCGTGGCACGGTTTCGTTCAGCGCCGCAATCGATGGCTCCGTATATGCCCGGCACGGCACGACGATGGAGACCCGCCTGACCGTGATCGACAAGATCGCTGCCGCCGATCCGATGAGCCTCGTCGCCTCCCACGGCATCGCCCCAGATCTTGAGACCCTGCTGACGTGGACTTCCAGCCTGCAGCCTCGCTCGCCGTTGTCCGCGTCAAACTCGATCGGCGCTCCGTTGAACGGAACGGCCAGCGCCAGCGCGGCGAAGATGGCCGCCCGAAACACATCTACCCTGCGGCCCGCTAGCGCATCGGCAACAATCGGGCGTCCTCTCTCCGCTACTCGCGCGCCGCGCCCTGTTTCCGCACTGTCCCCACGCGTCGATGATGCCGTGGTCGAACTTTCCTACGAACTCTGCGATGCGGCAGTGATGACTCGCTGCGACGGCACTGAGGGCATCTACGAGCCTTATCGGCTGCAGGCGATCCGCATTCCGGACGCAAAACCGCATCCGGACAAGCTCGTCGAATCTGTCGCCATGGCATCGGTCGCGCCGCCCAAGCCGAGCTATCGCCCGCACCTGCCGAAGCGCGTCATCACCAGCGGCGACCTTTCAGACGCCCAGCTTGAAAGCGTGATCTATGCCGGGGAGGCCCATTCGGGTTACCTCGCCGGTCACTGGTCCGTCGACACCAGTTTCGACAACCTCAAAGCCGTCAAACCGGAGGATGAGGGCTCTGTCCGATTTCGCCGGGGCTGGTTTTTGGGTGATGGCACAGGTGCAGGCAAAGGTCGGCAGGCTGCCGGTATCATCCTTGATAACTGGCTCAAGGGTCGTCGCCGCCATCTGTGGATTTCCAAATCCGAGACACTGATCGAGGACGCCCAGCGCGACTGGGCAGCACTCGGCCAGGAGAAGCTGCTGGTCACGCCGTTGTCACGCTTCCGCCAGGGCAAACCGATCAAGCTCGATGAAGGCATCCTGTTCGCGACGTTCGCGACGTTGCGCACGGATGAACGCGAGGGGAAGCGATCGCGTGTCCAGCAAATCGTCGATTGGCTCGGTCAAGAGGCGGTCAGCGGCGAAGCCGCGACAGGAAACGCAAAAGGTTTCGATGGCGTCATCGTCTTTGACGAGGGGCATTCGATGGCCAATGCCGCCGGCGGAAAGTCCGAGCGCGGCGACAAGGCAGCCTCACAACAGGGCCGTGCCGGTCTGCGCCTGCAGCGTGCTCTCCCGGATGCCCGTGTCGTCTATGTCTCGGCGACCGGCGCGTCCGAGGTCGAATCGCTGGGGTATGCTGAACGGCTTGGCCTTTGGGGCGGCACGAATTTCCCCTTCTCGACGCGATCGGAGTTCATTGCCGCGATCGAGGACGGTGGCGTTGCGACCATGGAAGTGCTTGCCCGTGATCTCAAGGCAATGGGCCTCTACGCCTCGCGCTCCCTGTCCTTCGAGGGTGTGGAATATGACATCCTTGAACACGAGCTGACCGAGGAACAGGTTCGCATCTACGATTCCTACGCCGAAGCGTTCCAGGTCATTCACAACAATCTGAACGCGGCGCTTGAAGCCTCCGGTATCAGCAGCAGCAAGGGAACGCTCAACAAAAACGCCAAAGCCGCCGCCCGCTCCGCCTTCGAAAGCTCGAAGCAGCGCTTCTTCAGTCACCTGTTGACGTCCATGAAGACGCCGGCGTTGATCGACGCGACGACCAGGGACCTGGCGGAGCGGCATGCAGCGATCGTCCAGATCATTTCGACTGGCCAATCCCTGACCGAACGCCGGCTCGCGGAAATACCGACGGAGGAGTGGGGCGACATCCAGGTCGATGTCACGCCGCGCGAGATCGTTGCGGAATATCTGAACCATTCCTTCCCAACCCAGCTCTTCGAGGAATATTCCGACACCGAGGGCAATCTCCTGTCGCGGCCAGTCTATGACCTCGACGGCAACCCTGTTCTGTGCCGCGAAGCCGTCGCCCGCCGCGACGCGTTGCTCGAACGGCTCGGCAGCCTGCCGGCCATCCCGACCGCCCTCGACCAGATCGTTCAGCACTTCGGCACAGATCGCGTTGCTGAGATCACCGGTCGCACGCGCCGCATCGTCCGCCGCGATGACGGCGGCACGATCGACCGCTTCGCCGTCGAAAGCCGGCCGGGCAGCGCCAATCTCGATGAGACCCGCGCCTTCATGGACGACGAGAAGCCGATCCTGATTTTCTCGGAAGCCGGCGGCACGGGACGGTCTTATCATGCCGACCTCGGTGCAAAAAACCAGCGCCTGCGCCTGCACAATCTTCTCGAAGCAGGCTGGCGGGCGGACGTGGCGATCCAGGGTCTCGGCCGAAGCCATCGCACCAATCAGGCGCAGCCTCCACGTTTCCGCATGATCGCCACCAACGTCAAGGCCGAGCGTCGCTTCCTGTCGACCATCGCCCGACGTCTCGATACGCTCGGCGCCATCACCCGCGGCCAGCGCCAGACGGGCGGGCAGGGCATGTTTCGTTCGGAGGATAATCTTGAATCCCAATATGCCCGCGATGCGCTGCGGCAGTTTTACAAGCTGATCCACAGCGGCGGGGTCGCCGGTTGTTCGCTCGAAAAATTCGAGACGATCACCGGGCTTTCGCTCAGCGCGGAAGAGGGGGGTCTGAAGGACGAGCTGCCGCCGATCCATACCTTCCTCAACCGCATGCTGGCGCTGACGATCGAAATGCAGAACCTGTTGTTTGATGCTTTCGAGCAATTGCTGGCCGCCCGCATCGAGGGCGCAATCGCGGCCGGCGTCTATGACAAGGGCCTCGAGACGCTGGTCGCGGATCGCATGACGGTGAAGGAAAGGCGACTGGTTTACACTCATCCGGTGACCGGTGCTCAGTCGCATCTATTGACCATCGAACGCATGGATCGCAATCAGCCGATGCAGATTGCCGACGCCCTGAGGCTTGTTCAGCGCGACCCACGGGCAAAGCTGATGATCAACGGCAAGTCCGGCCGCGCTGCCGTGCAAATCCCGACGCGTTCGATCATGCTCGACGATGGCTCGGTCCAGCCGCGCGTGGCGCTCATCCGGCCGATGGACGAAATCCGTTTCGAGCTGCGCCAGCTCGAGGAAACCAACTGGGAAGAAGTGGACGAGCAGGGCTTTTCCGCTGCCTGGAGCTCAGAAGTCGCCGATCTCCCCGAGTTTTCGGTTTCGACCATGCATGTGGTCTCCGGCCTCCTGCTGCCGATCTGGAAATTGCTGCCGCAGGATTATTGCCGCGTCTATCGGCTCGAGACCGACGAGGGCGAGCGGATCGTCGGCCGCCTGATCTCTTCGGAAGGGCTTTCCCGGCTTTGCCGGAATTTCGGGCTCGATCGGACAGAAGTCGTCAGCGCCGCGCAGGTGTGGGAATCGCTGCTCGGCGGTTCCGCGGTCGTCGCGCTCGCGGGCAATATGACGCTGCGGCGCGTTCGGGTGATGAACGATTATCGCATCGAGCTTGCCGGCTTCACCGACGGGATGCGCGACAGGCTGAGATCGATCGGCCTTTTTTCCGAGATGATTGCCTGGAAGGTTCGCTTCTTCATTCCCGTCTCGAATGACGGACAGGCCGTGCTGTCGCGCCTCATCGAACTGCATCGTATCATCGATGTCGCCGGGCGGGGCTGA
- a CDS encoding DUF932 domain-containing protein gives MKTMISNSRPASAGFRVDISRGERIGRVSSEWFSRPDDERYLSLSDLHRAVTARTERARVRTVETAEIRVEATRDNAERLSLIVPGGREPVAPTHWSYGQLCSLVGAPASYMRQLPAPLAAINLQHGLLSHNAEMVKTLEMDDGRVELRAVTGPEYGRIWDRDLIAAIMNIAGNGTGDTIWKVPGLLDWSTMTHNPFVDITKDTTTLYASDRDVFVFLCDDTHPIEAGRLPNGDPDLYFRGFYAWNSEVGSKTLGIASFYLRAVCANRNLWGAENFEEITIRHSKFAAQRFAHEAAPALTNFATSSPAPFIAGIRAARERIVARNEEDRSEFLRKRGFSKAETGKIIDTVLSEEGRPPESIFDFVQGITALARGKSHQDSRLELEGKAKRLLESAA, from the coding sequence ATGAAAACCATGATTTCCAATTCGCGACCGGCATCGGCCGGATTTAGGGTCGATATATCCCGCGGTGAACGCATCGGCCGTGTTTCATCGGAATGGTTTTCGCGTCCCGACGACGAGCGCTATCTGTCGCTTTCCGATCTGCATCGCGCGGTCACCGCCCGAACGGAGCGCGCTCGTGTCCGCACAGTCGAGACCGCAGAAATCCGCGTCGAAGCAACCCGCGACAATGCCGAACGCTTGTCCCTGATCGTTCCCGGCGGGCGGGAGCCGGTGGCGCCGACACACTGGAGCTACGGTCAGCTCTGCAGCCTGGTTGGCGCGCCTGCAAGCTATATGCGTCAGCTGCCCGCACCGCTGGCGGCGATCAATCTGCAGCACGGGCTCCTCAGTCACAACGCCGAAATGGTGAAGACGCTCGAGATGGACGACGGTCGCGTGGAGTTGCGTGCGGTCACCGGTCCTGAATACGGGCGCATCTGGGACAGGGATTTGATCGCGGCCATCATGAACATTGCTGGCAATGGGACAGGCGATACGATCTGGAAGGTTCCCGGTCTGCTCGACTGGTCTACGATGACCCACAATCCTTTCGTCGACATCACGAAGGATACGACGACGTTGTACGCCAGCGATCGCGACGTCTTCGTCTTTCTTTGCGATGATACGCATCCGATCGAAGCTGGGCGACTGCCGAACGGCGACCCTGATTTGTATTTCCGTGGCTTCTATGCCTGGAACAGCGAGGTCGGCTCGAAAACGCTTGGGATCGCCAGCTTCTACCTGCGAGCAGTGTGCGCCAATAGGAATCTCTGGGGTGCCGAAAATTTCGAGGAGATTACCATCCGTCACTCGAAGTTCGCTGCCCAGCGCTTCGCCCACGAAGCCGCCCCGGCGCTGACGAACTTCGCCACCTCCTCGCCCGCACCGTTCATCGCCGGCATACGCGCCGCCCGTGAACGCATCGTCGCCCGAAACGAGGAGGATCGCTCCGAGTTCCTGCGCAAGCGTGGCTTCTCAAAGGCCGAAACCGGCAAGATCATCGACACCGTTCTTTCCGAGGAAGGGAGACCGCCGGAGTCGATTTTCGACTTTGTGCAGGGCATCACCGCCCTTGCGCGGGGAAAGTCGCATCAGGACAGCCGGCTGGAACTTGAGGGCAAGGCGAAGAGACTGCTGGAAAGCGCTGCCTGA
- a CDS encoding DUF1173 domain-containing protein → MRTFTIDGRVMEESSPELRIFLPQAYEHRLRPMCMCKEPSVPMYIAKVDELYVIKRMPLSGRDHDSACPSYEPPYELSGLGPLIGNAIQIDANGKADLKLDFSLTKRGPRAAPGAVSEASEHGIRSEPKKLSLRAMLHYLWEAGELTEWRSTWAGRRGWGRVRTSLLNAAAQMTARGTTLADMLFVPEVFHAEDKDEIAARRAAVLKGVQATGLGPRKLMMIVAEVKEFTPAREGQRIGIRHMPFPLMIEDGAWRRLAARHEVELELWRSNEAFHLIVIATFGVSAAGIAAVEEVSLMVVNEHWLPFEDTHELRLLEKLGHLKRKSVKGLRFNLPRDAPIVSVTLPEQKPAPVAMFIVPPSAGEDYEQALAEMIETRPEITPWVWRVAEGEIPRLP, encoded by the coding sequence GTGCGAACATTCACAATCGATGGTCGGGTGATGGAAGAGTCGTCGCCTGAATTGCGAATATTCCTTCCGCAGGCCTACGAGCATCGGCTCCGCCCGATGTGCATGTGCAAGGAACCGTCCGTGCCGATGTACATCGCGAAAGTCGATGAGCTGTATGTCATCAAGCGAATGCCGCTATCGGGACGCGATCATGATTCCGCATGCCCCTCCTATGAGCCTCCTTACGAGCTATCCGGCCTGGGGCCGCTGATTGGCAACGCGATCCAGATCGATGCGAACGGCAAGGCCGACCTGAAACTGGATTTCTCGCTGACGAAGCGCGGGCCTCGCGCGGCACCCGGTGCGGTAAGCGAAGCTTCCGAACACGGCATTCGCAGCGAACCAAAGAAATTGTCGTTGCGGGCAATGCTGCATTATCTCTGGGAGGCGGGCGAACTGACGGAATGGCGTTCGACCTGGGCCGGCAGACGCGGCTGGGGCCGGGTGCGAACAAGCCTTCTGAACGCGGCCGCCCAGATGACAGCCAGAGGCACGACGTTGGCCGACATGCTCTTCGTGCCGGAAGTGTTTCATGCCGAAGACAAGGATGAGATCGCCGCCCGGCGTGCAGCGGTGCTCAAGGGCGTGCAGGCGACCGGCTTGGGTCCACGCAAGCTGATGATGATCGTAGCGGAAGTGAAGGAGTTTACTCCCGCGCGTGAGGGGCAGAGGATCGGCATACGGCACATGCCTTTTCCGCTGATGATCGAGGACGGCGCATGGCGGCGGCTCGCCGCGCGTCATGAGGTCGAGCTTGAACTGTGGCGCTCGAACGAGGCATTCCATCTGATCGTCATCGCCACCTTCGGCGTCTCGGCCGCCGGCATTGCGGCGGTCGAAGAGGTATCGCTGATGGTGGTCAACGAGCACTGGCTGCCCTTCGAGGATACCCACGAGCTGCGGCTTCTGGAGAAGCTCGGTCACCTCAAGCGAAAGAGTGTCAAAGGCTTGCGGTTCAACCTGCCACGCGATGCGCCCATTGTGTCGGTGACACTGCCGGAGCAGAAACCGGCTCCCGTCGCCATGTTCATCGTTCCGCCGAGCGCCGGAGAGGATTATGAACAGGCGCTTGCGGAGATGATCGAGACGAGGCCGGAGATCACGCCCTGGGTCTGGCGGGTTGCGGAGGGCGAAATCCCGCGGCTTCCGTGA